A section of the Phycodurus eques isolate BA_2022a chromosome 4, UOR_Pequ_1.1, whole genome shotgun sequence genome encodes:
- the LOC133402214 gene encoding CX3C chemokine receptor 1-like, translated as MGGSSSFVNSEDTRTHIYYQLKHFIDKELKVCCFPDTKTSVIMSEATVRVMTATDYDYSEYFDRGTEDFSPCDSGDVVNFSRAFIIIVYALVAIFGFTGNVLVVCVLVKHRKQTTLTDVCLFNLALSDLVFIFILPFYAHYTMVKQWTHGDFLCHFIGGFHSTGFFCSVFFMVVMTLDRYMVIMHDAKVVKYRTVRAGVALTVVVWLLSLCVSLPDFIFTAERQEPHGLGCTYVSANDAWSVYTISSKNILGLLLPLLVMVLCYSRIIPVLRRMRSAKKQRVVKLIISIVVIFFLLWTPFNISNCLMYLHFKGTLLYDCDSFQNLKLSLSVTETIANTHCCLNPIIYAFVGQRFMRRVMMLSRCVRGISTARRRSSKFSSRKSSVGSSEGTFIM; from the exons ATGGGAGGATCCTCCTCATTCG TTAACAGTGAAGACACGAGGACACATATTTACTATcaattgaaacatttcatcGACAAAGAGCTAAAGGTCTGCTGCTTTCCTGACACAAAGACATCTGTCATCATGTCAG AAGCAACTGTCCGTGTGATGACGGCGACTGACTATGATTATTCAGAGTACTTTGACCGTGGAACAGAAGATTTTTCTCCCTGCGACAGTGGCGACGTGGTGAACTTCAGCAGAGCGTTCATCATTATCGTTTACGCTTTGGTCGCCATCTTCGGCTTCACCG GTAATGTCCTGGTGGTGTGCGTCCTGGTGAAACACCGTAAGCAGACGACCTTGACAGATGTCTGTCTATTCAACTTGGCTTTGTCTGACCTCGTCTTCATCTTCATACTTCCATTCTACGCACACTACACGATGGTCAAACAATGGACCCATGGTgactttttgtgccatttcaTCGGTGGTTTCCACAGCACTGGCTTCTTCTGCAGCGTCTTCTTCATGGTTGTCATGACACTGGACCGCTACATGGTTATCATGCATGATGCCAAGGTGGTCAAATACCGCACTGTGAGAGCGGGGGTcgctctcactgtggttgtgTGGCTCCTGAGCTTGTGCGTCTCCCTTCCTGATTTCATATTCACCGCAGAGAGGCAAGAGCCTCACGGGCTGGGTTGCACTTACGTCTCGGCGAACGATGCCTGGAGCGTGTACACCATCTCATCCAAGAATATTTTGGGTCTGCTGCTCCCTTTGCTGGTTATGGTGCTGTGCTACTCCAGGATCATACCCGTcttgaggaggatgaggagtgcAAAGAAACAACGTGTTGTCAAGCTGATCATTTCAATAGTGGTTATCTTCTTCCTCTTATGGACGCCgtttaacatttcaaattgtcttaTGTATCTGCATTTCAAGGGTACACTCCTATATGACTGTGACTCTTTCCAAAATTTAAAGCTGTCACTATCGGTCACTGAGACAATTGCCAACACCCACTGCTGCTTGAATCCCATCATATATGCTTTTGTGGGACAAAGGTTCATGAGGCGTGTCATGATGTTGAGTAGATGTGTTCGTGGGATTTCTACTGCCCGCAGACGTTCATCAAAATTCTCCTCCCGGAAGAGTTCAGTCGGCTCCTCCGAGGGCACGTTTATCATGTAG
- the si:cabz01093077.1 gene encoding C-C chemokine receptor type 8 isoform X2 → MEATKNETWIYLDMYEYEYYDANSSHRGDESPQLSKEFTATRTVLCILFFLGLLGNATVLWILQRHIKLKTLTDICLLNLALSDLSLAVSLFLWAYDSQDLAVCKVTTGVYQLGFYSGTSFVTLLSVDRYLAIVHAAAATRTRTLGHGLAAGVVVWVVSVVMATPQVIFASVAIFCYVKILHVLSKTRISKKDRAVKLIFTVVCVFVVCWVPYNVVVFLQTLQLFEMFNTYKASTAINSATAWSEIIALSHCCVNPVIYALVGEKFRKPLGNLLSRHCYKRRASVSHGDNSEIETSNTALRSQI, encoded by the exons ATGGAGGCCACAAAGAACGAGACGTGGATTTATTTGGACatgtatgaatatgaatattacGATGCCAATTCCAGCCACCGCGGGGACGAGAGTCCCCAGCTTTCCAAAGAATTCACGGCCACGCGGACTGTCCTCTGCATCCTGTTTTTTCTCGGTTTGCTAG GCAACGCCACCGTGCTCTGGATTCTCCAGCGCCACATCAAGCTGAAGACGTTGACGGACATTTGTCTCCTCAACCTGGCCCTGTCAGACCTCAGTCTGGCTGTGTCTCTCTTCCTGTGGGCCTACGATTCGCAGGACCTTGCAGTATGCAAAGTCACAACGGGAGTTTATCAG TTGGGATTTTACAGCGGAACGTCGTTCGTGACCTTGTTGAGCGTGGACCGCTACCTGGCCATCGTCCACGCCGCGGCCGCCACGCGAACCCGGACGCTCGGCCACGGCCTGGCAGCCGGCGTCGTGGTCTGGGTTGTGTCTGTCGTCATGGCAACCCCGCAGGTCATATTCGCCTCCGTTGCG ATCTTTTGCTATGTGAAGATCCTGCATGTGCTGTCCAAGACGAGGATCTCCAAGAAGGATCGAGCTGTGAAATTGATATTCACCGTcgtctgtgtgtttgttgtgtgctgGGTGCCTTACAATGTTGTCGTTTTCCTTCAAACACTGCAACTGTTTGAGATGTTCAACACCTACAAGGCCTCGACAGCAATCAACTCGGCCACGGCCTGGTCCGAGATCATCGCGCTGTCGCACTGCTGTGTGAATCCCGTCATTTACGCGTTAGTCGGGGAGAAATTCCGGAAGCCCTTGGGCAATTTGTTGTCCAGACACTGTTACAAGCGCAGAGCTTCTGTCAGTCACGGAGACAACTCAGAGATAGAAACTTCCAACACAGCTCTGAGATCACAGATCTGA
- the si:cabz01093077.1 gene encoding C-C chemokine receptor type 8 isoform X1, with amino-acid sequence MEATKNETWIYLDMYEYEYYDANSSHRGDESPQLSKEFTATRTVLCILFFLGLLGNATVLWILQRHIKLKTLTDICLLNLALSDLSLAVSLFLWAYDSQDLAVCKVTTGVYQLGFYSGTSFVTLLSVDRYLAIVHAAAATRTRTLGHGLAAGVVVWVVSVVMATPQVIFASVAVSDSSSLSCKPVYPEESQRFWKMLRNFSENTVSLFLCLPIQIFCYVKILHVLSKTRISKKDRAVKLIFTVVCVFVVCWVPYNVVVFLQTLQLFEMFNTYKASTAINSATAWSEIIALSHCCVNPVIYALVGEKFRKPLGNLLSRHCYKRRASVSHGDNSEIETSNTALRSQI; translated from the exons ATGGAGGCCACAAAGAACGAGACGTGGATTTATTTGGACatgtatgaatatgaatattacGATGCCAATTCCAGCCACCGCGGGGACGAGAGTCCCCAGCTTTCCAAAGAATTCACGGCCACGCGGACTGTCCTCTGCATCCTGTTTTTTCTCGGTTTGCTAG GCAACGCCACCGTGCTCTGGATTCTCCAGCGCCACATCAAGCTGAAGACGTTGACGGACATTTGTCTCCTCAACCTGGCCCTGTCAGACCTCAGTCTGGCTGTGTCTCTCTTCCTGTGGGCCTACGATTCGCAGGACCTTGCAGTATGCAAAGTCACAACGGGAGTTTATCAG TTGGGATTTTACAGCGGAACGTCGTTCGTGACCTTGTTGAGCGTGGACCGCTACCTGGCCATCGTCCACGCCGCGGCCGCCACGCGAACCCGGACGCTCGGCCACGGCCTGGCAGCCGGCGTCGTGGTCTGGGTTGTGTCTGTCGTCATGGCAACCCCGCAGGTCATATTCGCCTCCGTTGCGGTGAGCGACAGCAGCTCGCTGAGTTGCAAGCCGGTCTATCCGGAAGAAAGTCAGCGGTTTTGGAAGATGCTCCGAAACTTCAGCGAGAACACAGTGAGTCTTTTCCTGTGTCTACCGATCCAGATCTTTTGCTATGTGAAGATCCTGCATGTGCTGTCCAAGACGAGGATCTCCAAGAAGGATCGAGCTGTGAAATTGATATTCACCGTcgtctgtgtgtttgttgtgtgctgGGTGCCTTACAATGTTGTCGTTTTCCTTCAAACACTGCAACTGTTTGAGATGTTCAACACCTACAAGGCCTCGACAGCAATCAACTCGGCCACGGCCTGGTCCGAGATCATCGCGCTGTCGCACTGCTGTGTGAATCCCGTCATTTACGCGTTAGTCGGGGAGAAATTCCGGAAGCCCTTGGGCAATTTGTTGTCCAGACACTGTTACAAGCGCAGAGCTTCTGTCAGTCACGGAGACAACTCAGAGATAGAAACTTCCAACACAGCTCTGAGATCACAGATCTGA